A region of Paenibacillus sp. 37 DNA encodes the following proteins:
- a CDS encoding spore coat protein CotJB yields the protein MEPEVPKACDARYYELLEELQALDFVLVELNLYLDTHPGDFQSIEQYNKFSQERMRVAHEFQQLYGPLMNFGHAFSKYPWEWSQTPWPWQV from the coding sequence ATGGAGCCTGAAGTGCCCAAAGCCTGTGATGCAAGGTATTATGAGCTGTTAGAGGAGCTCCAGGCACTGGACTTTGTATTAGTTGAGCTGAATCTGTATCTGGACACCCATCCGGGTGATTTCCAGAGTATTGAACAGTACAACAAATTCAGTCAGGAGCGCATGAGAGTTGCACATGAATTTCAACAATTGTACGGACCGCTGATGAACTTTGGTCATGCATTCTCCAAATATCCATGGGAATGGTCACAGACACCGTGGCCATGGCAAGTGTGA
- a CDS encoding manganese catalase family protein: MWVYEKKLQYPVRVSKCDPHMAKLLAEQYGGADGELAAALRYLNQRYTIPDKIIGLLNDIGTEEFAHLEMIATMIYKLTKDASVEQLEEAGLGPNYAQRDSALFYTNSSGVPFTAAYIASKGDPIADLYEDIAAEEKARATYQWLIDLTDDVDLQDSLKFLREREIVHSLRFREAVEILKDDRDTKKIF, from the coding sequence ATGTGGGTGTATGAGAAAAAATTGCAGTATCCTGTTCGGGTTAGCAAATGTGATCCTCATATGGCAAAATTGCTGGCTGAACAATATGGAGGAGCGGATGGTGAGTTGGCAGCAGCTCTGCGGTATTTGAACCAGCGGTATACAATTCCAGACAAGATTATCGGGCTGCTGAACGACATAGGCACGGAGGAATTTGCTCACCTTGAGATGATTGCCACCATGATCTACAAGTTAACAAAGGACGCGTCAGTGGAGCAACTAGAAGAAGCGGGCCTCGGGCCTAACTATGCTCAGCGCGATTCTGCTTTATTTTACACGAATTCCTCAGGTGTACCTTTTACTGCAGCATACATTGCTTCGAAGGGTGATCCTATTGCGGATTTGTACGAGGATATTGCAGCAGAAGAGAAAGCCCGGGCTACATATCAATGGTTGATCGACCTGACCGATGACGTGGATCTGCAGGATAGTCTGAAGTTTCTGCGGGAACGGGAGATCGTGCATTCGTTAAGGTTCCGGGAAGCCGTGGAGATTCTGAAAGACGATCGGGATACGAAGAAAATTTTCTGA
- a CDS encoding YrpD family protein, translating into MKIRKSLTSLLSLALLLTPFNLVFADGNMDTITMNNELKKSIEVNIDSSITGNEREVIADVMARLDEEDRENVIYVAEDGVIYSNKSELKETTEVYDLVENNIYESASGKELVGPGVPTNDFSASAVKDDTQISPAAEVPNPSGGSGPYRRVFSNNGYNWLSTYVTIPGAPYVKGNVSTDVPYVYLGGWGSNGNGIDAGLQYSTAFDNWSPTTLANGSMVPSNTRYRSNQDIYMKFYVTNPNECTLAVSGITTTGEQLTTTIVRSGVSGWDKSGIGMRVKRMTTIGQKPENMNTGSSIKNVRWHDITVGYYSGSNLIYSSWGSGQTGGYHSVPSNKVSVNYVSPGEETVSIQL; encoded by the coding sequence TTGAAGATAAGAAAATCGCTAACTTCATTATTATCCTTAGCTTTGTTATTAACTCCATTCAATCTTGTATTCGCAGATGGTAATATGGACACGATCACCATGAACAACGAACTAAAAAAAAGTATCGAAGTCAATATCGATTCATCAATCACAGGAAATGAGCGAGAAGTCATTGCTGACGTGATGGCCCGGCTCGACGAAGAAGATCGAGAAAATGTCATCTATGTCGCAGAAGACGGTGTCATTTACTCTAACAAGTCGGAACTTAAAGAGACGACAGAAGTATATGATCTGGTTGAGAACAATATCTATGAAAGTGCATCCGGAAAAGAACTTGTCGGTCCTGGAGTACCCACGAATGATTTTTCAGCATCTGCCGTTAAAGATGACACACAAATTTCGCCCGCTGCCGAAGTACCTAATCCAAGCGGAGGTTCCGGTCCTTATCGAAGAGTTTTCTCAAATAATGGATACAACTGGTTAAGTACGTATGTAACCATCCCAGGTGCCCCTTACGTAAAAGGTAATGTTTCGACAGATGTTCCTTATGTATACTTGGGAGGTTGGGGATCTAACGGAAATGGGATAGATGCAGGTTTGCAATACAGCACAGCCTTTGATAATTGGTCCCCCACGACGCTAGCAAATGGATCGATGGTTCCGAGTAATACTCGCTATCGTTCAAATCAGGACATCTATATGAAATTTTATGTGACTAATCCCAATGAATGTACGTTGGCAGTATCAGGAATCACAACGACTGGCGAACAACTAACAACGACGATTGTAAGAAGCGGGGTAAGTGGCTGGGATAAAAGCGGTATAGGGATGAGAGTAAAACGAATGACCACCATTGGTCAAAAACCCGAGAATATGAACACAGGTTCATCGATTAAAAATGTGCGCTGGCATGATATCACTGTAGGCTACTATTCTGGTAGCAATCTGATATATAGCAGTTGGGGCAGTGGACAAACCGGAGGATATCACTCTGTGCCTTCCAATAAAGTAAGTGTTAATTATGTAAGCCCTGGTGAAGAAACCGTCAGCATACAACTGTAG
- a CDS encoding 3-oxoacyl-[acyl-carrier-protein] synthase III C-terminal domain-containing protein, giving the protein MAGIRIVDIDIYHPATKVHNDFYIEHFDSRGVDIRGLLQALGRDTRYKIDNDDENSLSMAYEATSNLLEKTGLTGADIDLIAYASQTPEYIFPTNSLMIHRLINGASHTICIDSNANCAGMTAAFEQVSRQMLGNPRIRRALIIGSDYVAPHASPDDPVYFANFGDAAAAVIVERDEHAVGFIDSIYQTDTCVYGNSLFPAEGLAKLGKTGVDAGAFHVKFIPFDDSICVDAASESIRTLLTRNEIGPDEIKAACFSQLSISNIRAVSENVGIGDDIAVYIGDEFGYTSTSSPFIALHRAVTNGQIQRGDKVLFWTVGAGWQNVAMVVEY; this is encoded by the coding sequence ATGGCCGGAATTCGTATTGTAGATATCGATATCTATCATCCAGCAACCAAGGTGCACAATGATTTTTATATTGAACATTTTGATTCAAGAGGTGTAGATATTCGTGGATTGTTACAGGCACTTGGTCGTGATACACGTTATAAAATTGACAACGATGACGAAAATTCACTAAGCATGGCCTATGAGGCAACCAGTAATCTACTGGAGAAAACCGGACTCACCGGTGCAGATATTGATCTGATTGCTTATGCAAGCCAAACGCCAGAATACATCTTTCCTACGAATTCCCTGATGATCCATCGCCTGATTAACGGAGCTTCTCACACGATCTGTATTGACAGTAACGCGAACTGTGCAGGCATGACCGCTGCTTTCGAACAGGTTAGCCGGCAGATGCTGGGCAATCCTCGAATTCGCCGGGCATTAATCATCGGCTCCGATTACGTGGCTCCTCACGCCAGTCCAGATGATCCCGTATACTTTGCCAATTTCGGTGATGCAGCAGCGGCGGTTATTGTAGAGCGGGATGAACATGCTGTCGGTTTCATTGATTCCATCTATCAGACGGATACCTGTGTGTATGGTAATTCTCTTTTTCCTGCAGAAGGCTTGGCGAAATTGGGCAAAACAGGTGTAGATGCGGGTGCCTTTCATGTGAAATTCATCCCATTTGATGATTCCATCTGTGTGGATGCCGCTTCCGAGTCCATTCGTACTTTGCTGACACGTAACGAGATTGGACCAGACGAGATCAAAGCCGCCTGCTTCTCCCAGCTATCTATTAGTAACATTCGCGCAGTATCCGAGAACGTCGGCATCGGTGATGACATTGCTGTCTATATCGGAGATGAGTTCGGATATACCTCAACCAGCAGTCCGTTCATTGCCTTGCATCGAGCGGTTACAAACGGGCAGATTCAGCGTGGTGACAAAGTGTTATTCTGGACCGTCGGAGCCGGATGGCAAAATGTTGCCATGGTGGTTGAATACTAG
- a CDS encoding carboxymuconolactone decarboxylase family protein, with protein sequence MSEHVTQGLDRFAKLSGEYGARALAPIKEHFPELSEFIMGTAYGDIFQRTTISDQWKEVAIISSLITQGQYEQLGVHYTMALSVGVTVDQLKGILLHLAPCVGAPRIISAFNILLATLDEIQ encoded by the coding sequence ATGAGTGAACATGTAACTCAGGGACTAGACCGTTTCGCGAAGCTTTCTGGGGAGTACGGTGCAAGAGCCCTCGCCCCCATCAAAGAACATTTTCCCGAATTGTCGGAATTTATTATGGGGACGGCATACGGGGATATTTTTCAGCGCACCACGATTTCGGATCAATGGAAGGAAGTTGCTATCATCTCTTCGTTGATCACCCAAGGCCAGTATGAACAATTAGGGGTGCATTACACCATGGCTCTGAGCGTGGGAGTGACGGTGGATCAGCTCAAGGGAATATTGCTACATCTGGCACCATGTGTGGGTGCTCCACGCATTATAAGTGCATTTAATATTTTGCTTGCCACCTTGGACGAAATACAGTAA
- a CDS encoding thiamine pyrophosphate-binding protein: protein MRTVADYLAETLRNLGVTHVFGIIGKSICPAVLKMVDYGLEFIPGRHESSSGFAASGYALQTGKLGVAFATSGPGGTNLLTAAAHAKANNLPVLFITGHQSIQELGLPQCQDSSSYLADLAEMFRPATLFSKLVERGDHFGTLLNHALSIALGPNKGPVHLCIPFDVQTELLFQCRIVIPETEPLFSVSNLNRIFPLIQQSNRPLIIAGKGVSRARAHDELLQLAESFNIPVITTPGGKGAIAWDHPLYHGPCGVGGFPHADDMLNQSDLYIVLGSRLSDMTLCNLKPEHHPVHLIQFDADPTFVGKILSAQTLHITGDLKDNLQYLLGTLEDLPTPVRTTAPMDYTVPLPDLPQLSLASVLDGMSDLLPYDHKLFVDDGSHGFHAVQRYKVKKPGSFVFDAYFACMGNAIGMAIGAKAASPEETVVCITGDGCFMMLGTEIHTAVCNNLNVIFIVVNNKQLDMALKGMEKTTGRIDGTLYEVPMDAAKFAESLGAVAFRAETLAEFSSALNTAQTLNQVTVIELLTDRDEIPPTAHRTVTLN, encoded by the coding sequence ATGAGAACAGTTGCGGACTATTTGGCAGAAACTCTGCGTAATCTAGGCGTTACTCATGTCTTTGGTATTATTGGTAAATCCATCTGTCCTGCTGTACTGAAAATGGTGGATTACGGATTAGAGTTCATTCCAGGCCGTCATGAATCCAGCTCAGGTTTTGCCGCATCCGGTTATGCATTACAGACAGGTAAACTCGGCGTTGCCTTTGCCACATCCGGTCCAGGCGGAACCAATCTGCTTACTGCAGCAGCCCATGCAAAGGCCAACAATCTGCCTGTACTGTTTATTACGGGTCATCAATCCATTCAGGAACTGGGGCTCCCCCAGTGTCAGGATTCTTCTTCCTATCTGGCTGATCTGGCCGAAATGTTCAGACCTGCTACACTATTCAGCAAACTGGTTGAGCGTGGAGATCACTTCGGCACACTGCTGAATCATGCCCTTTCCATTGCACTCGGCCCTAATAAAGGTCCGGTTCACCTCTGTATTCCTTTTGACGTACAGACTGAATTGTTATTCCAATGCCGGATTGTTATTCCCGAAACGGAACCTCTGTTTAGCGTATCTAATCTGAATCGCATTTTTCCTCTCATTCAACAATCCAACCGCCCTTTAATTATTGCTGGTAAAGGTGTAAGTCGCGCCAGAGCCCATGATGAATTGCTTCAATTGGCCGAATCGTTCAACATTCCCGTCATTACTACTCCTGGTGGAAAAGGAGCGATTGCGTGGGACCATCCCCTATACCATGGACCTTGTGGTGTTGGAGGTTTCCCGCATGCAGACGACATGTTGAACCAAAGTGACCTTTATATCGTACTCGGTTCACGTCTAAGTGACATGACCCTCTGCAATCTGAAGCCTGAACATCATCCGGTACACCTCATTCAATTTGACGCTGATCCTACATTTGTAGGCAAGATTCTGAGCGCTCAAACCTTACATATCACCGGTGATTTGAAGGACAACCTGCAATATTTGCTGGGCACATTAGAAGACCTCCCTACTCCTGTGAGAACCACTGCACCCATGGATTACACGGTCCCTTTACCAGATCTCCCCCAACTGTCTCTGGCTTCTGTGCTAGACGGAATGAGCGATCTGCTTCCGTACGATCATAAGCTGTTTGTTGATGATGGCAGCCATGGATTTCATGCGGTCCAGCGCTATAAAGTCAAGAAACCAGGCAGCTTTGTGTTTGACGCTTACTTTGCCTGCATGGGGAACGCCATTGGTATGGCGATAGGTGCAAAGGCCGCTTCACCTGAAGAGACCGTTGTATGTATCACCGGGGATGGATGTTTCATGATGCTTGGGACGGAGATCCATACCGCGGTATGCAACAATCTGAACGTCATCTTCATTGTTGTTAACAACAAACAACTGGACATGGCACTCAAAGGAATGGAAAAAACAACGGGCAGAATCGATGGTACTTTATATGAAGTTCCTATGGATGCAGCCAAATTCGCCGAATCTCTCGGTGCAGTTGCGTTTCGAGCAGAAACTCTTGCTGAGTTCTCATCTGCGCTGAACACAGCCCAGACGTTGAATCAGGTAACTGTTATTGAGCTTCTGACCGATCGAGATGAAATTCCACCCACGGCTCACCGCACCGTAACTTTGAATTAG
- a CDS encoding Gfo/Idh/MocA family protein produces the protein MTVIKMALIGLGKMGLHMVHLIENTKMDTKIEIVAVCDANEDGLASFAASHRGVRTYTDYKQLMNEHQIDLLYIAVPPKFHYPVVMEALERKIHVFCEKPLANSVEEAKKMLDAAEQAGVVHAIHFSMPHEPSVLKLQEMIEQCTVGAIRKIDLILQFPQWPRSWQQNAWITSREQGGFILEVGIHWIHMIQKVFGAIRVVSTQVQYPENGDCELEVQAAMELEDGTRIQLNGISQFAGEERVSMVVYGTEGTIALENWEDLKTGLVGQPLSPIEVLESASELPVLKHVIARIQGKPAKIYDFNDGYQAQLILEALRNTEQSR, from the coding sequence ATGACAGTCATCAAGATGGCTCTGATTGGGCTGGGTAAAATGGGATTACATATGGTTCATCTAATCGAGAATACAAAGATGGATACAAAGATTGAGATTGTAGCGGTGTGTGATGCGAATGAGGACGGTTTGGCGTCTTTTGCAGCTTCTCATCGGGGAGTTAGGACGTATACGGATTACAAGCAATTGATGAATGAACATCAGATTGATCTGCTGTATATTGCAGTTCCGCCTAAATTTCATTACCCTGTTGTCATGGAAGCACTGGAACGCAAAATTCATGTATTCTGCGAGAAACCACTTGCCAATAGTGTAGAAGAAGCCAAAAAGATGCTGGATGCAGCAGAGCAGGCGGGCGTAGTTCATGCCATCCACTTCTCTATGCCGCATGAACCTTCCGTGCTGAAGTTGCAAGAGATGATTGAGCAGTGTACAGTGGGGGCCATTCGCAAAATAGATCTCATTTTGCAATTCCCGCAGTGGCCACGATCATGGCAACAGAATGCATGGATTACGAGCCGGGAACAGGGTGGATTTATTCTTGAAGTGGGGATTCACTGGATTCATATGATTCAAAAGGTGTTTGGAGCCATCCGGGTAGTGAGCACTCAGGTTCAATATCCTGAGAATGGAGACTGTGAACTAGAAGTACAGGCTGCAATGGAACTGGAAGACGGGACTCGAATTCAGTTAAATGGCATCTCTCAATTTGCGGGGGAAGAACGTGTATCCATGGTGGTGTACGGCACAGAAGGCACGATTGCCCTGGAAAATTGGGAAGATTTGAAGACGGGTCTGGTGGGGCAACCACTGTCTCCAATAGAAGTGCTTGAATCCGCCAGTGAATTGCCGGTTCTTAAACATGTTATTGCCCGTATACAGGGCAAACCAGCTAAGATATATGATTTTAACGATGGGTATCAGGCACAATTGATACTGGAAGCGCTACGGAACACGGAACAATCGAGATAA
- a CDS encoding methyl-accepting chemotaxis protein, giving the protein MKKRKTFKIFYKIGLGYLLVLAVLAGCILLIQNSTSQLQRELDFLVDHDMRVHALTYELERNMVDMETGQRGYIITGQDNYLDPYTQGKAQLITLRDELAALISDNPAQLALLEDIHTNMENWVQVAGEPMVALRQANNTQAIRDFFADDPGKRDMDQIRTALDTFRTNEHTLTDNRTEALKQKNTLLNLELYGALIVVAIISFITALVLSRAIVRNIRTVKQALNDIGSSNGDLTLRIATPMKDETRELAEAANTMLTGLQQMMLDVQSNAMILSTASDRLDKGVADSHLAGKEVATAMERVAEGADEQVALTQTMVAAMQQSLNGLNRVASSASDVAGRAVRTESIAVDGQQRIDNAVGKMSSIEQSFLSVQEAINEISKMSDQVINIADSMSGIARQTNLLALNAGIEAARAGENGRGFAVVAAEIRNLADQSATSAKEITSILETVVAGVQSTVQVVDESTLHVNEGLRTIEDAGNAFSTITQHIHNLSGEVLEVSTVVEELTSGSEAVMRSINEVSAVVEDTASATEEVSAMTEEQLASLQEMSDTSKQLNEMSDALDQLVKRFKLA; this is encoded by the coding sequence TAAGACCTTTAAGATTTTTTATAAGATCGGATTAGGATATTTACTCGTACTGGCTGTACTGGCTGGTTGCATCCTGCTGATTCAGAACAGCACAAGTCAGCTCCAACGGGAACTGGATTTTCTGGTCGATCACGATATGAGGGTACATGCCCTCACCTATGAACTCGAAAGAAACATGGTAGATATGGAAACAGGTCAACGCGGTTACATCATCACGGGTCAGGACAATTATCTCGATCCCTACACCCAAGGAAAAGCGCAACTTATTACACTCAGAGATGAACTTGCTGCTTTAATTTCGGATAATCCGGCTCAACTTGCACTTTTGGAAGACATACATACTAATATGGAGAACTGGGTCCAGGTCGCTGGTGAACCTATGGTCGCCCTTCGCCAAGCCAATAATACACAGGCCATTCGAGATTTTTTCGCAGATGATCCAGGTAAAAGAGACATGGACCAGATTCGGACTGCTCTCGATACGTTTCGAACCAACGAGCATACGTTAACCGATAACCGTACAGAAGCACTGAAGCAAAAAAACACACTACTGAACTTGGAACTGTATGGGGCACTTATCGTTGTGGCCATTATCTCGTTCATTACTGCTTTGGTCCTGTCACGTGCCATTGTTAGAAACATTCGTACCGTAAAGCAGGCATTGAATGACATCGGTTCTTCCAATGGTGACCTGACACTGAGAATCGCTACGCCAATGAAAGACGAAACTCGTGAACTCGCGGAGGCAGCCAATACAATGCTCACTGGTTTGCAGCAAATGATGCTGGACGTTCAAAGCAATGCCATGATTCTGAGCACAGCTTCGGATCGATTGGATAAAGGGGTTGCCGATAGCCATCTTGCAGGAAAAGAAGTTGCCACTGCCATGGAACGCGTGGCTGAAGGCGCTGATGAACAGGTTGCTCTTACGCAAACCATGGTAGCTGCGATGCAGCAATCCCTCAATGGGCTTAATCGTGTCGCCTCCTCGGCAAGTGACGTGGCAGGCCGTGCAGTTCGTACCGAATCCATTGCTGTGGATGGGCAACAGCGCATTGATAATGCTGTAGGTAAAATGAGTTCCATTGAGCAATCCTTCCTCTCTGTACAGGAAGCCATTAATGAAATTTCGAAGATGTCTGATCAAGTGATCAACATTGCAGATTCAATGTCGGGTATTGCGAGACAAACCAATCTGCTTGCACTTAACGCTGGAATCGAAGCTGCCCGCGCTGGCGAAAATGGACGCGGCTTCGCTGTCGTTGCTGCGGAAATTCGTAATCTTGCAGACCAAAGTGCAACATCAGCCAAAGAGATTACAAGTATATTGGAAACCGTGGTAGCAGGTGTTCAAAGTACGGTGCAGGTGGTTGATGAGAGCACTCTACATGTGAATGAAGGGTTGCGGACCATTGAGGATGCAGGTAATGCTTTTTCAACCATTACTCAGCATATTCATAACCTCAGTGGTGAAGTTCTGGAGGTATCTACTGTTGTCGAGGAGTTAACTTCCGGTAGTGAGGCTGTGATGAGGTCAATCAATGAAGTATCGGCTGTTGTGGAAGATACTGCATCAGCTACAGAAGAAGTATCTGCGATGACGGAGGAACAACTTGCTTCTCTGCAGGAAATGTCTGACACGTCCAAGCAGTTGAATGAAATGTCCGATGCACTTGATCAGCTGGTTAAGCGATTCAAGCTTGCATAA